One Hyperolius riggenbachi isolate aHypRig1 chromosome 12, aHypRig1.pri, whole genome shotgun sequence genomic window, AACTTCCATGTGAAAGCAGGATAGTGATGAAACTTTTAACAGGTCATTATTTCTCTATGTGGAAGCTGAATAAACGGCAATCGTACCAGCGTGACGGTAATAcaagggttggggggggggggggttatgagaCGTCCAAAATCATAACGTATTTCAAACCATAAACATAAGGTAAGAACTGTTTACCCAAAGCCTGTATGAATTTATTCCACAAGAAAGATGCATTTCATGGACTttaatcccacttcctcaggtcaataccagTTTTATGGAGCTCTGAGCACCTGTATCTGtgttgttttaaaggacaaccaaggtgacatgatgagatagacatgtgtatgtttagtgccaagcacacaaataactatgctgtgttctttttttctttctctgcctgaaagagttaaacatcaggtatgcaagtgacagttttttgtccatgttggactgggtcagactagagcataaccctcactgataactaattacagccacaaaacactttcatgtcagtaaatggctcctgagagcaggaaagagataaaaatggtcaatcattcatagatttttagctctggctttTTTTtcgatgaaggtgtcattgagcagacaatgacacagtaaaaaaaacttaaaaactagatttaaatataaaatacttgggctatctaaaaagtcattttaggaaaaGTAGGAtagacacaattttttttttcatccgattattttcacctcgggtgtcctttaagtattttATAATTTTGGGCACCTCTCATTCCCATGTATTTCCATATGTCACCCTCCTGTGGAGAGCAGACAGTAGTCTCTATTTCTATAGAAAGAGCGAGAGATATATTCTATAGAGAGAGCGACCATACCTTCGAGAGACCAGTCTGAATGTGAGATGGGTGATCCCCACACGCGCTGAAGGTGGTTGCTGCCCagcaacccaggtttgtgagAACCTTTTTCTAGTACAGTATAACACCTACTCCACgtattttgacatgctacaatatATTTGGGTTCCTATTCTTCTTTTGTTTACTCCTTTTTTTTACCGAGGTCATTTGATCTACTTCCTGCATACCAGCGTGATACAACATTGAGATGAAAGGTCTGCAGATACAATTATTTAccacataagtttattttcacttcgggtttGCTTTCATCTCCTCCTGCTCTTAGCCCGTCATCTTTTCACAGGTGGGAAGAGTAGGAAACACaccattttttatgtaaataaagACAATTTTATTAGCAGGCTTAGCCTGACACATACAAAAACTGAAATGCTGTGAAGATTAGTTTCTACACAAATATTACATCTATAGAATGTGAGAAAAAGAGAGTTTGCTGTTCTCAGAATTGAATTGTCCATAATATCCCTCAGGCGAGCAGAGCCGACTTAAAATAAAAGCCACAAAAACAACCACCTCAGGCCAACGGCTGGAAAAAACACCATTCAGAGCATCTTATGTACAATGGAATACTAACTGCAATATATAGGCTATATTGCCAGACACTCCAAATCAGTCTTCAGATATGAGTTTTGTCCTAAACAGGTGCCACAATTCCATACTGTTATTCTGAAACTGAAAGTCTCTGCAGTTCTTAGAGGGGTTTGCCAGGTATCATCCAATGGAAAGGAAAGATTTGATTCTCGTCATAGTGGCTGTCCCTTGTTGACACTCTCGTATGAAACTCAGATTCGAAGGTTGTCCTGGTGTTGACCTTTATTTACacgttggtaaaaaaaaactcaagttgCTCGACATTCAAGCATTTTTCGAAAGCTCTTCCTGAAGCTGTCATCTAGGAAGGCGTAGAGCAATGGGTTGAGACAAGAGTTGGCATAGCTCAAGCTTGCAATGAAGTAAGAGATGCCAAAGACTATGGAATTCTCCTGTAAATCTGTGGTCAATGACACGATGGTGGCCAGGTGATAAGGAGTCCAACAGAAAAGACAAACTGCCACAACAACAAAGACCATGATGGTGACTCTTTTCTTGGCCTTGTCTAAGGCCTTGCCATTTGAATTTAGCCTCATATTCCGTAGCTTGGACAACATGACCATGTACAAGATGCAAATGGTGGAAACCGGGATAGCAAATCCCAATATTAAAGTGTAGATGCGACTCGCCTTAAACCATAACTTTTCTGGACTGGGGAAGTTTAATACACAGCTCTTAATTTGCAGACTGTCCATGTAGACACCAGCAGAAACCGTGAAAGGTAAGACAATAATGATGACCAACATCCAGATGAGGAGGCTGACAATTTTGGCTGCTCGATAGGTACGGTAGGGCATCCTCTTGGACCTTACGGTTGACAGAACAACGAGGTATCGGTCAATACTCATTACGGACAAGAAAAAGATGCTAGAGAAGATGTTGTAGTAATCAATGGAGACAATAATTTTGCAAAGGACAACTCCAAAGGGCCAATAATGAAGAAGCATCTCAGCAATGTTGAGGGGTAGTACAAGGGTGAACAAGTCATCTGCAATGGCAAGGTTGAGGATGAAGAGATTGGTAACGGTCTTCATCTTGGGTGCTTTAAGAATGACGTAGATGACCGCTGTGTTCCCAGTCAATCCCACCACACAGATCACCGAGTAGATGACGGGAGGAATAATGTAGAAGTTTTGAGACAACTCACTATTTCCAAACTCAGTTTTAGAATTTTCATAATAGCTGCTAAGGCGTGAAGGGTCATAGGAAGCATTAGGAGGGGTCAACAAAGACACGTTCTCCATGGCTTGCTGCCCTAAATTTCCACAAAAGATAAATGGGAAATGATGGGTAAGGCTCTCCAGTATGTGCTGAGCTACATGTCCTAGCTTTGCTGCAAAGCCACCTGGTGGTTCCAAGATATAAATGCCAGATGTCCATATCAAGCCAATGCCACCAAGTAAAGCCACTCGAAGACTTCTCCAACTGAAAAACTGACTGGAAGCTTGAAGAGGTATCAGTAAGGTTTCCTCAGAGTCCCAGTTGGTTCATTTTCTGAAagagaaatagttttttttagatGAGAGGAGTGAACAAATAAGaaatcatttattattattattagttctgttatactattattatttttagtgatttataaagtaTTAACATCTAAGTAGGACTGTTTTAACCCGTCATTGAAATCACCGGTGATTCCGAAACATCTAGGCTAAGTCAACAGAGGTGATTCCACAGGAGTGAATAGGATTTCCCAAAATCGCAATCATGGGACCTGCACCTTTTTCAGAGCCATTTCTCGTCAATACACAGTATAGAaacgctgcaaaattgcttttcaatCGCTCGTAC contains:
- the NPBWR2 gene encoding neuropeptides B/W receptor type 2 — translated: MENVSLLTPPNASYDPSRLSSYYENSKTEFGNSELSQNFYIIPPVIYSVICVVGLTGNTAVIYVILKAPKMKTVTNLFILNLAIADDLFTLVLPLNIAEMLLHYWPFGVVLCKIIVSIDYYNIFSSIFFLSVMSIDRYLVVLSTVRSKRMPYRTYRAAKIVSLLIWMLVIIIVLPFTVSAGVYMDSLQIKSCVLNFPSPEKLWFKASRIYTLILGFAIPVSTICILYMVMLSKLRNMRLNSNGKALDKAKKRVTIMVFVVVAVCLFCWTPYHLATIVSLTTDLQENSIVFGISYFIASLSYANSCLNPLLYAFLDDSFRKSFRKMLECRAT